A genomic region of Anopheles coustani chromosome 3, idAnoCousDA_361_x.2, whole genome shotgun sequence contains the following coding sequences:
- the LOC131261486 gene encoding uncharacterized protein LOC131261486, giving the protein MDQMLPSPGGFSIPSIGTPLHQPEEDQQILPLAYQQQQSMPHMTPMGGLSSSNYSMGMPAIGMGSSSGKSMHTYAPSFSTPQNMIQPQTPQSLMSPMVPMTESKAASTPSQNQGSGSSIRDPENIGSVNIHQTMGPATPMTPMTPSEPAILPQLQNIVSTVNLSCKLDLKKIALHARNAEYNPKRFAAVIMRIREPRTTALIFSSGKMVCTGAKSEDDSRLAARKYARIIQKLGFTAKFLDFKVQNMVGSCDVRFPIRLEGLVLTHGRFSSYEPELFPGLIYRMVKPRIVLLIFVSGKVVLTGAKVRQEIYDAFENIYPILKSFKKQ; this is encoded by the exons ATGGATCAAATGCTACCAAGTCCGGGTGGTTTTTCGATCCCGAGTATCGGGACCCCACTGCATCAACCCGAAGAGGATCAACAGATTCTTCCTCTTGcgtaccagcagcaacagtcgaTGCCACACATGACGCCGATGGGTGGCCTCAGTTCGAGCAATTACAGCATGGGAATGCCGGCGATAGGCATGGGCTCGTCCTCGGGCAAAAGCATGCATACGTACGCTCCCAGCTTCTCCACACCACAAAATATGATCCAACCGCAGACCCCG CAAAGTCTCATGTCGCCCATGGTGCCGATGACGGAGTCTAAAGCGGCATCAACGCCCAGCCAAAATCAAGGGAGTGGAAGCAGCATACGCGATCCAGAAAATATAGGCAGCGTGAACATTCACCAAACGATGGGTCCAGCAACGCCGATGACGCCCATGACGCCTAGCGAACCGGCCATCCTTCCCCAGCTACAGAACATCGTCTCGACGGTCAACCTGAGCTGTAAGCTTGACCTCAAGAAAATCGCCTTGCACGCCCGTAATGCCGAGTACAACCCGAAGCGTTTTGCCGCCGTTATCATGCGAATTCGGGAGCCCCGTACGACGgcattgattttttcctccGGTAAAATGGTCTGTACCGGAGCCAAAAGCGAGGATGATTCACGATTGGCAGCGCGCAAGTATGCGCGTATCATACAGAAGCTAGGTTTTACG GCTAAATTCCTCGACTTCAAAGTACAAAACATGGTAGGCAGCTGTGATGTCCGGTTTCCGATTCGACTAGAGGGTCTGGTTCTCACTCACGGTCGGTTCAGTTCGTACGAGCCGGAGCTCTTCCCCGGCCTCATCTACCGTATGGTGAAGCCCCGTATCGTGCTGTTGATATTCGTGTCCGGCAAGGTCGTCCTAACGGGGGCCAAGGTACGGCAAGAGATCTACGACGCGTTTGAAAACATCTATCCAATTTTGAAGAGCTTCAAAAAACAGTAA
- the LOC131261489 gene encoding protein preli-like: MAKYHESTTIFNYSWEQVTQGFWNRYPNPFSTHVLSEDTVTREIRNGKLHSKRLLTKTNHVPKWGERFFKAKSVNIIEESVVDPKEKTLVTYTRNIGFNKIMSVVEQVVYKSLPDQPGKTIAIRSAWIDSSVYGFGTAIRAFGLERFKKNCAKTVNGFNHVLQHMFPNNPVALVASAAGKDHHGSKAQKLREAAKHASDHMKAQAEQLVQNLSVKG; the protein is encoded by the exons ATGGCAAAATATCATGAAAGCACAACCATCTTCAACTATTCCTGGGAACAAGTTACGCAGGGCTTCTGGAATCGCTACCCGAATCCGTTCAG TACGCACGTACTCTCCGAGGATACCGTCACCCGGGAGATTCGAAATGGTAAGCTGCACAGCAAGCGGCTGCTCACGAAGACGAACCACGTGCCGAAGTGGGGCGAACGCTTTTTCAAAGCTAAGTCGGTCAATATCATCGAGGAGTCGGTGGTGGATCCGAAGGAAAAGACGCTCGTAACGTATACGAGAAATATTGGCTTCAACAAAATCATG AGCGTTGTGGAACAAGTCGTGTACAAATCGTTACCGGATCAACCGGGCAAAACGATCGCAATTCGATCGGCGTGGATCGACTCGTCGGTGTACGGTTTCGGTACGGCCATACGGGCGTTCGGGCTGGAAAGATTCAAGAAAAACTGTGCCAAGACGGTGAATGGATTCAACCACGTTCTGCAGCACATGTTCCCTAACAACCCGGTAGCGTTGGTCGCATCCGCCGCCGGCAAAGATCACCACGGTTCCAAGGCGCAGAAGCTTCGCGAGGCAGCCAAGCATGCGTCGGATCACATGAAGGCGCAGGCCGAACAGTTGGTACAAAATCTCTCCGTCAAGGGCTAG
- the LOC131261492 gene encoding protein LTO1 homolog has translation MSSFEIEARVGAEEIAGDDINDVFEDIFLAEERVIEESFHQGLEDGRQEESVKEAQDYGFKKGSEIGRELGFYFTIVTDVASQQEIATNEKAHTILAELIDAIEKFPRVNEPTVDLFHCLQQIRNKYRRLCALLKLPYRFAETNVLSF, from the coding sequence ATGTCAAGCTTTGAGATAGAGGCACGAGTTGGTGCCGAAGAAATCGCCGGAGATGATATAAATGATGTTTTTGAGGATATTTTCCTCGCGGAGGAGCGTGTTATCGAAGAAAGTTTCCACCAGGGTCTAGAAGACGGTCGGCAGGAAGAGTCTGTGAAGGAGGCGCAAGACTACGGCTTCAAGAAGGGCTCAGAAATTGGACGTGAGCTGGGCTTCTACTTCACCATTGTAACGGACGTAGCGTCTCAGCAGGAAATCGCTACTAATGAAAAGGCACATACGATCCTTGCCGAGCTTATCGACGCCATTGAAAAGTTCCCCAGGGTCAACGAGCCTACTGTGGACTTGTTCCATTGCTTGCAACAAATTCGCAACAAGTACCGGAGGCTGTGCGCCTTGCTGAAGCTCCCCTATCGATTCGCCGAAACGAATGtcctttcgttttaa
- the LOC131261483 gene encoding probable methyltransferase-like protein 25, translating to MSFRFKTIAMERIRQQIDSILHFLEPNMGFINCHMVDYLTEQHWQQYVPKAIRSELETYENYLQAKEVFWSQFNQTQSYHKHFPGVTDFITAASRYRLGGSEVLGTSLSLEQFKDALTCCRKETRLKMTELMNVKKCHEVEIAAAVVASLCTAMASSIAEGTLEDVVVIDAGDGKGYLSSRIALEHGIKVLGIDCNEENTSNAEKRRDRLNKKIPKAVRKSQLEEDEHFSSLLNEGKLDTLYKTTTQLIDFDTNLIELASKHFPGGHRSTFCLCGLHTCGNLGPNCLRLFHQNSTIKGVCNVGCCYHLMQEEFIIDQFYNPTKVSDNPGYGFPMSSYLRAQRFALGRNARNLAAESIERACANRENPSDKLGHRALLQVIFVECGEKKSHQVGRLKSDGFVDYVRKSVRRLGLAERVTITDESLLELEARFRVELEQLKVFYLIRQQFAPVVETLILLDRLLYLRESGYERSFLVKLFEPVVSPRCYSLIAMK from the exons ATGtcctttcgttttaaaacgATCGCGATGGAACGAATCCGCCAGCAGATTGATTCGATCTTACACTTCCTAGAGCCGAACATGGGGTTCATCAACTGCCACATGGTGGATTATCTTACGGAGCAGCATTGGCAGCAGTACGTGCCAAAGGCGATCAGGAGTGAACTGGAAACGTACGAAAACTATCTGCAAGCGAAAGAAGTCTTCTGGAGTCAGTTTAATCAAACACAATCGTaccacaaacattttcccggAGTGACGGATTTCATTACCGCAGCTAGCAGATATCGTTTGGGAGGTAGTGAAGTTCTGGGAACCTCGCTTTCACTGGAACAGTTTAAAGACGCACTGACGTGCTGCCGTAAGGAAACGCGGTTGAAAATGACCGAACTGATGAACGTAAAGAAATGTCACGAAGTCGAGATCGCAGCTGCCGTTGTTGCTTCCCTGTGTACGGCAATGGCATCGTCGATAGCGGAAGGAACGCTGGAGGATGTTGTAGTTATAGATGCTGGTGACGGAAAGGGCTACCTGTCCTCGAGGATTGCGCTAGAGCATGGTATCAAGGTGTTGGGGATTGATTGCAACGAAGAAAATACAAGCAACGCAGAGAAACGCCGCGATCGTTTAAAT AAAAAGATCCCAAAAGCCGTCAGAAAATCGCAGCTTGAAGAAGATGAACATTTTAGTAGTCTATTGAACGAAGGGAAACTCGATACACTGTATAAAACTACGACACAGCTAATTGATTTCGATACCAATCTGATCGAGCTCGCTAGTAAACACTTCCCTGGAGgccatcgaagcacgttttgtTTATGCGGCCTACACACCTGTGGCAACTTGGGTCCGAATTGTCTACGGCTCTTCCACCAGAACTCAACCATCAAAGGCGTCTGCAATGTCGGCTGCTGCTACCATCTAATGCAGGAGGAATTCATCATCGACCAGTTCTACAATCCGACTAAAGTGTCCGACAATCCGGGATACGGTTTCCCGATGAGCTCATACCTACGAGCGCAACGGTTTGCGTTGGGACGTAATGCGCGCAATTTGGCCGCTGAGTCGATCGAAAGGGCGTGCGCAAATCGAGAGAACCCCAGCGACAAGCTGGGCCATCGGGCTCTGCTGCAGGTAATATTTGTTGAATGTGGGGAGAAAAAGTCGCACCAGGTCGGTCGACTTAAGTCCGACGGGTTTGTGGATTATGTTCGAAAGTCCGTACGACGTTTGGGACTGGCGGAGCGGGTCACGATAACGGATGAAAGTTTGCTGGAGTTGGAGGCACGTTTTCGGGTCGAGCTGGAACAGTTGAAAGTATTTTATCTTATTCGACAACAGTTTGCGCCGGTGGTTGAAACGCTCATTTTGTTGGATCGTTTGCTTTACCTGCGTGAAAGTGGCTATGAACGTAGTTTTcttgtaaaattatttgaacCGGTCGTTTCTCCTAGATGCTATTCACttattgcaatgaaataa